In Deinococcus aquiradiocola, the genomic stretch CGGACGAGACAGCGCGGCCGGACCCTCCGGGCACGCCGGACCCCGCGCCGCCCGACACCCCCTGAACGCGAACGAACCCCCGGCGAGCGCCTGGGGGGGTCATTCATCGCCGAAACTCGCGGCGCGCCGTGCAGCTGCGGGTCATACGGTTTTGAGCTGAACTCTTGGAGTTCAGCCGAGCGAAGCGAGCACCAACAAGTACGGTGTTGAGGAGATGGAAGGGATGTCGGTGCTGTTTCCGGCAGCCCTGCAATCGGATCAAAACCGTATCAGTTCGCGCCGACCGCCCGGTCCTCTTCCAGCTCGGCCCCGAGTCCGTGGTCGAGGACGGCGGTCACGTCGGGGTACTCGATGATCTGGAAGCGGCTGTTGCGGATGGCGGGCCGGAACCCGGCGTCGTGCGCGATCCGCACGAGTTCGCGCACGGTGGCGTGGTGGCGGTTGTGGTTCCCGGCGGCACTCACGACGTTCTCTTCGAGCATGGTGCTGCCCAGGTCGCCCGCGCCGTAGTACAGCGCGGCCTGCGCGACCTTGAAGCCCTGCGCGGGCCATGACGCCTGAATGTTGGGGATGTTGTCGAGGGCGATGCGGGCGATGGCGAGCTGCTGCAGGTACTCGTGCGCGCTCGCGCCGGGCGCCTTGCCGTGCAGGCGGGTGTTCTCGGTCTGCAGGGTCCACATGGCGAAGCCGGAGAAGCCGTTCCCGCCGTACGCGGCGAGGGCCTTGTCCTGCTGGTCGCGGATCTTGAGGAGGTGGCTGGCGCGCTGCGCGTGGCTCTCCCCGAAGCCGATCACCATGGTGCTGATGGTGTACAGGCCCTTGCGCTGCGCGGCGTCCAGGATGCGGAACCAGTCGTCGCTGCGGATGCGGGCGGGCGCGGCCTTGGCGCGCACGTCGTCCTCGAGGATTTCGCCGCCCGCGCCGGGCAGCCCGTCGAGGCCCGCATCGATCAGGGTGTCGAGCAGCTCGTCGAGGCTCAGCCCGAAGGTCTTCTCCATGAAGAGGACCTCTTCGGGCGAGAAGGCGTCGATGCGGATGCTGGGGTGGTGCGCCTTGATGTGGCGCAGCAGGCCCGTGTAGTAGTCCAGGCCGAGGGCGGGGTTGACGCCGCCCTGCATCAGGATGCGGGTGCCGTTCACCGCTTCGAGTTCGGTGATCTTGGCGCTAATCTGGTCGTAGTCGAGGGTGTAGCTGTCCTTCTGGCGGGGCGTGCGGTAGAAGGCGCAGAAGTTGCAGCCGACGTTGCAGACGTTGGTGTAGTTGATGTTGCGGTCGATCAGGAAGCTGACGGTGTCGGCGGGGCTGCGCTGCAGGCGCAGTTCGTGTGCGACGGCGGCCACGTCGGGGAGCGGCAGGTCGTACAGCGCGGTGATCTCCGCGTGGCTGAGGCGCTCGCCGCGTGCGGCGCGGTCGAGGATCGCGGCGCCGTCCAGCACGTCGGTGCCGGGGACCGCGGGAGTGTGGTGGCTGGTCATGGCTTCATGCTACGCCTGCCGGGCGGGACGAAGGGGAAGGGGTGCTACCGTGCCCGTGACGCGGGGGGCCGGGGCCGGGGCAAGGGCCGGACTGACCGGGGGCGGCGGGGCGCGTGCGTGCCCTCCGCACGGCGGGCGGCCCGGCGGCATCTTCCGGTGCGGGCGGGCCGGGCGGGCGCTACGCTGGGCGGCATGACGGCTGTCCTGTCCGGTGCGCGCGGGTCGTGGGTGTCGTGGCTGCCGGTGCTGCTGCCGTTCGTGGCGCTGGGGGCGCTGCCGTGGACGGTGTGCCTGGCCCTGAGCGTGGCGCTGGCCGTGTCGCGCGTCAACGAGGACGCGGAGGCACTGGGCGGGGCGCTCGTGCTGCTGGCCGCGACCGCCGCGACGCTGCCGGTGCTGTTCGGCACGTCGCCCGACCGGTTGCCGCGCGCCGGGGAGTGGTTCGTGGCGGGCGCGCTGCTGGGCGGCGCGGCCCTGTGGTCCATGCGGCGCATGGCGGTCGGGGAGCGGCGGGCGCTGCTGCCGGGCCTGCTGGTGCTGCTGGTGTGGCCGAGCGTGCCGGGCCTGCTGGCGTTCGTGCTCTCGGCGCTCGGCATGGGCGGCGGGCGGGGCAGCGTGACGCGCTCCCTGTGGCCAGCGCGCCGCGTGACGGGTCCGGTGCTGGTCCTGCTGGCCGTGGTGGGCGTGGCGGGCGCGCTGCTGGCGGGCGTGCTGCCCGGCCCGCCGCCCGCCCTGAGCGCCGGGAGCACCGTGCGGCTGCCGCCCGCGCCCGCAGGCGCCCGGACGCAGGCCGCACCGCAGGAGCGTGCCCCCGCACCCATCACCCGGGCCGCCAGGTCCGGTGGAGCAGCCCGCCGCCCGATGCCGGAGGAGCTGCCGCTGCTGCGCGCGCTGGTCCCGGTGAGTGGCCTGCTGGCGGCGGTGTGCCTGGTGCTGCTGACGCAGCGGGCGCGCGTGAAGCGCGGCGGGCGGCGCAGCACGTGGCTGGACGCGGCCGCGCTCCTGGGCCTGCTCGGCGCGCTCCTGATGGTGGGCGTGTACGGGGCGGGCACACGGTCCGGCACGCTGGCCGCCCCTCCCGGCGCGCAGGCCGGGCAGGACCCGGCGGGCCGGGCACACACCAGGGAGCAGGCTTCCGCAGGGCAGGACGGGGCCGCGCGCCTGAATCCCGCGGTGCTGCTCATGAACGTGGGGATCGTGGCGTCGGCGGTGTTCCTGGCGGCGGCGACCCTGTACCTGCTGCACGACGCGCACCTGAACCGCGCCTCCCGCAGTTCGGCCGTGCCGGACGGCATGCCCGCCGGGGGCAGCGCGCCGCCGCTGCCGCCACTGCACCGGGTGCGGCTGGCGTGGCGGGCGCTGGAGGACGCGCTGGGCGAGGTGGGCCTGCCGCGCCTGCCGAGCGAGACGCCGCACGAGTACGCGCGGCGCGTGACGGTCCGGCACCCGGACCTGTCCGGACCGCTCTCGACGCTGGCGGCCCTGTACGCGCCCGTGCGGTACGGCGGGCAGCTCAGCGAGCGCGACGCGGGCACGGCCGAGGAGGCGGTGAGCGCCGTGCGGCACGCCCTCCCCTGACCGTCCACGCTCCCCGCCGCCCCTCCCCTGCCCCGTCCCTGCCCTCATTCCTGACCGTTCCCCCGGAGTTCCCATGACGCAGTCTGACCTGACCCCGCACGCCCAGCACCCCGCCAGCCCGCACCCTTCCGCCCGGGCGACCTTTCAGGAGCGCGTGCTGCGCAACGTCTCGACCGTCCTCGTCGGCAAGGAGGGCGTGACGCGCCTCGCGCTGGCAGGCATCCTGGCGGGCGGGCACATCCTGCTGGAGGACGCGCCCGGCACCGGCAAGACCATGCTGGCCCGCGCGCTCGCCGTGTCGCTCGGGCTGGGCTTCAAGCGCGTGCAGTTCACGCCGGACCTCCTCCCGAGCGACGTGACGGGCGTGAGCGTGTACCAGGACGGACGGTTCGTGTTCGTGCCCGGCCCGATCTTCACGGGCGTGCTGCTGGCCGACGAGATCAACCGCGCCACCCCCAAGACGCAGTCGGCGCTGCTGGAAGCGATGGGGGAAGGGCAGGTGTCGGAGAGCGGCGTGACGCACACCCTCCCGCAGCCGTTCGTGGTGGTCGCCACGCAGAACCCCATCGAGTTCGAGGGCACGTACCGCCTGCCGGAAGCGCAGCTGGACCGCTTCCTGCTGCGCCTGTCGGTCGGGTACCCGTCGCAGGACGACGAGGCGCAGATGCTGGCACGGTTGCAGGAACGCCACCCCATCGGCACGCTGCAGGCCGTCGCGGGACCGCAGGACCTGCTGCAGGCCCGCGCCCGCGTGCGCGGCGTGCGCGTCGCGCCTGAACTGCGCTCGTACATCGCGGGCCTCACCGCGCGCACGCGGCAGCACCCGCAGGTGGCGCTGGGCGGCGGGCCGCGCGCCAGCCTCGCGCTTCAGGCGGTCGCGCAGGCGCTCGCGCTGCTGGACGGGCGGGACTTCGTGACGCCCGACGACCTGAAACTCGCCGCGCCCGCCGTGCTCGCGCACCGCCTGAGCCTGCACACCGAGGCGCGCCTGACGGGCGTGCGCCCGGAAGACGTGGTCGCGCAGGTCCTCATGGACCTGCCGGTCCCGGTCGAGTCGCCCGTCCCCGCCGCCCCGGCGGGCGGGCCGCTCCCTTGAGCGCGCTCGGGCTGGGCTTCGCGCTGCTGCTGCTGCTGCTCGTGTGGGGCACGTGGAGCGCCTGGCGGATCCCGCCGCACGTCACCCTGCGGCGCGACCTGCCGGGCCAGGGCTTCGCGGACGACCGCGTGCCGCTCACCACGCACCTCACGGTGCGCGCCGCCCTCCCCACCCGCGTGCGCCTGGAGGACCCCGCGCCGCTCACGGTGGTGCCGGACGTGCCGTTCAGCGCGGGCGGCCTGGTGTGGGGCGAGACGAGCACGGTCTTCCCGACGGAACTGACCCTCAACCGGCGCGGCGTGTACCGCTGGGAGGGCGCGCGCCTGCAGTGGGCGGACCCGTTCGGGCTGTTCTGGCGCAGCGTGACGCTCCCGCACCCCACCACGCTGGAGGTGTACCCTGGCACGCACGGCCTGCGCCTCCCGAACCTGCTGCGCCCCCTGCTGTCCGAGGGGACGCTCACACGCACGCTGGGCCTGGACGACCCCATCAGCCTGCGCGGCGCGCGACCGTACCTGCCGGGAGACCCGCCGGGCCGCGTGCACTGGCGACTGTCGGCCCGGACGGGCGACCTGATGGTGCGCGAACTGGAACGCACCGCGTCCAGCAGCCTGCACCTGCACCTCGACACCTGCGGTTCGGGCGTGTACGTGGAGAGCGCCGTGCGGCTCGCGGCGAGCCTCGTGCAGGAGGCGCTCACGCTGCACCTGCCGGTCGCGGTGAGCAGCGGGGACCGTGCAGGCAGCAGTCCGTCCGGCAGCACGCCCGAAGCGCTCCGGCACGCGCTGAGGGTGCTGGCCGAGGTGCGCGCCACGTCCGGGCCGCCCGCAGCGCTCGCCCTGCCGCGCGCGGGCAGCAACCTGATCGTCGTCACGCAGAGTGCGCACCCGGACCTGCTCGCTGCGGCCGTGCGTGCCCGCGCCCGCGCGAGCCGCGTGGTGATCGTGGCGGTACCGGAGGGCTTCTACCTGGAGCCGGGCGAGTCGCCCCGGCGGCAGTGGGTGGGCCTGCCCGACACGGTCCGCGAACTGGAACGCCAGGCGGGCATCCTGGCGGGCGCGGGCGTGCTGGTGTACGTGCTGCGCGGCGACATGAGCGTCCTGCGGCTCGGGTAGGGGCCGCGCGGACGGCGGGCCGTAAACGTTTCTTGCGGCGCCGTTCACGCAGGGACTCGCCCGGCAGGTTAGCGTCAGGTATGAGCGATACCGAACGCACGCAGCAGACGATCCCCGAGACCGCCGAACCCCAGCGTCAGGGCCAGCAGCAGGACGTGAACGTGCCGGAGGAGACGCCGAACCTGCAGTCCGCGCCCGAAACGGCGCAGAACCGCGGCGAGGACGCCCTCGACGTGGCGCTGCAGGGCAGCATGATCACCAGCGATCCGCCCAGCAGCCTGATGCCCGAAGACGGCGAGGAGTAATCCAGCCGACCCCCGACATGCGTGAGTGAAGCGCGCGCCGGGGCAGCGTCCAGCAGAGCGCGGCGACCCTTCAGTGGTCGCCGCGCTTCCTGCTGCCGCCCGTTCAGCGGCTCCGGGACGCGCCTTTCTGCGCGGTGGGTTTCGGGACGAACACGAGGGCGTTGGGGACGCTGCGGCTCCAGACGGTGTTCAGGTACCCGCCCGCGTTCAGGTAGCCGCCCGTGACGTACACGGTGGCGCTGCTGCCGCTGTCGAGGCGCATGGCGCTGCTCACGCCGGCGTTCAGCAGGGCGCGCGCGAAGTCGCCCGGCGTGCCGCTGCTCAGGAACGCGATGCCGCTCTGCGTGCCGACCGTCACGAAGGCCACCTGCCGGGTGGCGCGCCAGATGCCGCCGGACGTGTCGAAGCCCTCACGGACGGGATCCAGCACGAGTTTCCCGGCGGACACCAGCAGCGGCCCGGCGGCGAGCGCCTCCTGCATGCCGTCCCAGCCGGGCGTCTGCCAGTTGAGGGTGTACGTCAGGGGGCTGCCGCTGGGCAGCGTCAGCTGCGGGTAGCGGGCGGGGTCGAAGGTGACGGTGAAGTCGCCGACGCCGGGCGTGAACCGGCCCGTCATGGCGCGCGCGACCGTGCCGCCCGCGCCCGTCCCGCCGAGGCCCGTGCCGCCGCGCAGCACCAGCGTGGTGAGGGAGTCCGCGCCGACGCCGGTACGGCCGTCACCGACGAAGGCCGTGACCCAGGCGGGGTTCGGGCGGGCGCTGACGCTGTTCACGGTGAGCTGCACGCCGCTGCCGTTCAGGACGTAGCGCGGGCGGGGGTAGCCGAGACGGGGCGTGCCCTGCGCGTCCAGGCCGAGCGTGGCGCGGCGCTCGAGGCTGGGGGCGAGCATCAGGCCGCCCTGCGCGACGAGGTCCACCGGCAGGCTGCTGGCCGGGTCGAAGTACCCGCCGTTCACGCCGGCCACCCCGCCGCTCGTGCGGACGAGGTCCGCGACGCCCGACGAGCGGCCGAGGGGGGCCGTGACGACTTTCGGGACGTAGCGGTCGTCGAAGGTCAGGAGGCTGAGGCCGCCCAGGCGGCGGAGCGTGACGCCGTCCGGGAGGGCGTCCGTGCGGACGGGCGGGGGGACGCTCGTGTCGATGTTGGTGGTGGTGTCGATCACCACGCGGTACGGGTCCTGCAGGGTGAAGATCTCGCTCGCGCCGCCGGACGTGTCGAGGCGGACGCTGCTGCCGGTCGCGCCGAGCGACACGCCGAGGTCGTCGCCGGATTCGAGCTTCTGGGTCTGCGGGGCGCCGCTCACGCCGGGCAGGGTGAGGGTCAGGCCGCTGCGGTCGCGCTGCACGGTGTACGTGGCGGGCGCGTTGAATTCCAGCACGACGCGCTGCAGTTCGATGTTGCGGTCGAGGGTGCGGCTGCTGCGGACGCTGGCGAGGGTCGCGACGGGCGTGAACGGCAGGGCGGGCGGCGCGGGCGGGGTGGGTTGTGCCGGGGTGGGCTGCGGCGCGACCGGTGGTGGCGTGGCGGGCAGGGGTGTGGTCGGAAGCGGAGTGGTCGGCAGGGGCGTGGTGGGCAGGGGCACGGCAGGCTGGAGTCCGGGCGTGACCGGCAGCGCCGACGCGGGCGCGGCCGGGACCGTCCCCGCCACCGACGACGCGAGCGGCACGAAATCCAGCAGGTCCGGCGTGTCTGCCAGCGGACGCACGCCCAGCGCCAGCAGCACCGACACCGCCACGTGCACGCTCCCGTTGTACGACTGCGGGACCGGCAGGACCGGCGGCACGGCACTCAGGCCCGACGCCGCCCAGCGCCCTCCCTGAAAGCTCAGGACGGCACCCCCGTACGACAGCGACAGCAGCCCGTCCGTGTTCCGTACCGTGACGCCCAGGCGCGGCAGGAACCACACCGGCAGGCCCTCCACGTTCCCGTCCAGCGGCTTCGTCTCGATCCTCGGACTGGTCAGCACGCCCGCCAGCGCGACCGGACGGGCCGCCGCCATGCCCGGCAGCAGGACACCCACGGAAAGGACGGCACTCAGCAGCGATGGACGGAAGGGGACGACGGGGCGCTTCACGCGGGGCAGTGTAGCGGCCCCCCCCACCAGGGCGGGTGAGGCATGTGTGGGCCGTGAGATATCCGTCAACGCCCGGAGGTGCCGGGGACTATACTCGTTCCAACATGATCGAACCCTCCCTCGCGCTCTACGGTGAAACCTTCGACAAGGTGGAACAGCACCTGGACGAGCTCCTGGCGGCCACCGGAGTGCGTTACTGCCTGCTGGTGGACCGCAAGGGCTTCGTGCTCTCCCACAAGGAGGCGCTGTGGGCGCCCCGCCCACCCGCGCTGGACAGCGTGGCGACCCTCGTGGCCGGCAACGCTGCCGCGACCGGCGCGCTCGCCAACATGCTCGGCGAGAGCACCTTCTCCGAACAGATCCACCAGGGCGAGAAGGGCGTGCTGTACGTGGAATCGGTCGGCGACAACGCCCTCCTCACCCTGATCTTCGACTCCAGCGTCCCGCTGGGCCGCGTCAAGGTGTACGCCAAGAAGACCATCGCCGTCGTGGCCGGCCTGCTCAAGACCCTGCAGGACGTGCCCGCCGTTTCCTTCGATCAGAGCTTCAGCCAGAGCGCCTCGGCCCTGCTCGACGACCTGCTCGGCTGAGGTACAGGCCCAATGGAGAAGCGTTCATGAGCACCATCAACTTTGCGGCACGCGAAATCAACTGCAAGATCGTGTACTACGGTCCCGGCATGTCCGGCAAGACCACCAACCTCAAGCACGTCTTCTCGAAGGTGCCGGACCACCTGCGCGGCGAGATGATCAGCCTCGCCACCGAGGACGAACGCACCCTGTTCTTCGACTTCCTGCCGCTCGACCTGGGCTCCGTGCAGGGCTTCAAGACGCGCTTCCACCTGTACACCGTGCCCGGACAGGTGTTCTACAACGCCAGCCGCAAACTCATCCTGCGCGGCGTGGACGGCATCGTGTTCGTCGCCGACAGCGCCCCCAACCGCCTGCGCGCCAACGCCGAAAGCATGCGCAACCTGCGCGAGAACCTCCTCGAGCACGGCCTGGACATCAAGACCATTCCCATGATCCTGCAGGTCAACAAGCGCGACCTGCCCGACGCCCTCCCCATGGAAATGATCCGCGCCGTCATCGACCCGAAAAACGAACTGATGATGACCGAAGCGAGCGCCCACGAAGGCCGGGGCGTCTTCGAGACGCTGAAGGCCGTCAGCAAGATGGTCCTCGAACGCCTCTCGCAGCCCACCTGAACCTCAGCATGACGCGCGGTCCCGGCTGAACACCCGCCGGGACCGCGTTTTTCTTCGTGCTGCTCAGGTCGGTCGCAGGAGATACCCCGTCGTGGTCCAGCCGACTTCCGCCCAACGGACCAGTACCTCGTTCAGGTCCGCCACCTGTCTCGGTGCGAACCACGCCTGCGACTCCTTATGGAATACCCATCCGTCCCCGAGTGAGAGTGCCGCGTGCTGGACGGCGCCGTCTGCGTCTCTCCATACGAGAATCGTTCCATGGCCGCTCAGGTCGTCTGCCGGGCGGGTCCGTGCGTCGAGCCAGCGCTGGAAGGGCGGGCCGTGCATCCACACGCGCGCCACGCCCGTGACCCCACAGGCCGCCATGACGGTCCCCAGGCAGTTAGGTCCGCTGTCTGCGGCGAACGTCCCCATCAGGGCCTCCAGTGCCGGGAAGTGTTGCCGCAGGGCCTGCCGTTGTGAATCTGTTAATTCCTGCCGCCTGCACGGGAGCCGGTCGTCCTCCACAAACGCCTGCAGGCGTTGCCAGCGGTCCTGTGGCGTCCGTGCCCACCACGTGAGGGGCCATTCGTTGTGCAGGAGGCCCGTGCATGGATCCTCTGTGACTCTGCCGCGCCGGAAGCTGCGCTGCTCACGCAGCACCTCCTGCTGCAGGTCTTCCGAGAGGGTGTGCCAGCCGGACTCGTCAAGTTGAACCGTCCAGGTGGCGTCCGGAGGGGAGGCATACAGGCCGAAGGTGTCGATCACGGACAATGGCATGTGGTGCGTGTGCAGTTCATGCCGCTTCCATGGCGCCAAGTGCGGTAACCGTGCGGCCAATGCATCCGACAGCAGGAACGGTTGCACGTCTGGCACGAACCACGATTCCCAGCGGGCCTGCACGTCCGGCGGCAGCGGGATGCTCAGCAGCGTGCGGCCTCGTGGAGACATAAGGCAGTCTATCAGTGCGTGTCGGCCGGGCGTTCCAGGGTGAGGCGGGCGGCGGTGAGGGTGAAGCCCGCGCGGTGCGCGTTGCGTTCGCTGGCGCTGCCGGGGACGGTGAGGAGGGCGGCGTGCGTGGCGCAGCGTTCGGCGGCGGCGTGCAGGCGGGCGTGCAGCAGGGCCGTCTGCGCGCCCCGGCCGCGGTCGCCGGGGAGGGTGGCGGCACTGAAGAGCCACGCGACGTGCCCGAGGACGGTCAGGGCGGCGGCGGCCACCGGTCGGCCGTGCCGTTCGGCGAGGTGGAACTGCGTGTGGGGGCGCGCGGCAGTGCGGGCCATGATGGCCTCGCTGCCGGGACCGAAGGCGAGGGTGGTGAGGTGGGCGAACTCGTCGGGCGTGGCGTGCCGGGTGCGGATCTCGCCGGGGGGCGTGACCGGGACGTCGTCCGGCAGGACGGGGCGGGCGTGCAGGTGCAGCATCTGCGTGAGCCGGTACCCGCGCGCGGCCAGGGTGGCATGGTCCGTGAAGTGCGAGTACACCGAGAGGCGGGACGGCAGGCCGTGCCCGGCGTAGAAGTCCTCCACGGCCGCGAGCACCTGCGCGTCCGCGTGCCTGCCGAAGCCGCTGGCCGCGTTGACGGGCAGGCCGGGTCCGGCGTACACGGCGCGGACCGGGCCGAAGGTGGCGACCTGACCGCCGTACAGCGCCTGGTGGAGCGAGTCGGCCGTTTCGAGTTCGCCGGTCAGGTCAGGCGTCATGCGGTGCGGGCGGGGTCACTCGGTCTTGCTCTTGTGCGCGTCGGGGGCGGCGCCGATGCTGACGGTCTTGGTGTTCACGAATTCGTGGATGCCGTGACGGCTGAGTTCGCGGCCGAACCCGCTGGCCTTCACGCCGCCGAACGGCAGGCGGGGGTCGGAGGCGACCATGCTGTTGATGAAGACCGACCCGGCTTCGAGGTCGCGGGCGAAGCGGGCGCGTTCGGCGTCGTCGTTCGTCCAGGCGCTGCTGCCCAGTCCGAAGCGGGTGGCGTTCGCGACGCGGATCGCTTCCTGCTGATCCGGCACGCGGAAGATGAGGGCGACCGGTCCGAAGACCTCCTCGCCGTACACCTGCATGTCGGGCGTGAGGTCGCTCAGGGCGGTGGCGGGGTAGTAGTTGCCCTGCCCCTGCGGGATCTGGCCGCCGAGGAGGACGGTGGCGCCCTTCTGCACGGCGTCCTGCACGAGGCCGTGCACTTCGTCGCGGATGGCGGGCGTGGCGAGCGGGCCGATGTCGGTGGTGTCCTGCATGGGGTCGCCGAGCGTGAGGGCGGCGAGGCCGTCCACGAAGCCGTTCACGAAGCGGTCGTAGATGGCTTCGTGCACGATGAAGCGTTTGGCGGCGATGCAGCTCTGGCCGTTGTTGATGGTGCGGGCGGTGACAGCCGTCTTGACGGCGAGGTCCAGGTCGGCGCTCGGCATGACGATGAAGGGGTCGCTGCCGCCGAGTTCCATCACGCTGGGTTTGATGGCGGCTCCGGCGGTCCCGGCGACGCTGCGTCCGGCGCCTTCGGAGCCGGTGAGGCTGACGGCCTTGACGCGGTCGTCCTTGAGGATGGCTTCGATGCTGCGGCTGCCGACGAGGAGTGTCTGGAAGACGTCCTGCGGGAATCCGGCCTGCTGCATGACGCTCTCGATGGCGAGGGCGCAGCCGGGGACGTTGGAGGCGTGCTTGAGGAGGCCGACGTTACCGGCCATGATGGCGGGCCCGATGAAGCGGAACACCTGCCAGTACGGGAAGTTCCAGGGCATGACGGCGAGGACCACGCCGAGCGGCTGGTAAGTGACGTACGCGCGTTCGGCCTCGGTGGTGACGTGTTCGTCGGCGAGGAACTTCTCGGCGTTCTGGGCGTAGTACTGGCAGCTCTTGGCGCACTTCTCGACTTCGGCGAGGGCGGCGGCGAGCGTCTTGCCCATCTCGCGGGTGGCGAGGGCCGCGAGTTCGTGCTTGCGTTCGTGCAGCAGTTCGCCCGCGCGGGCCATCCATTCGGCGCGCTGCGCGAAGGTGGTCAGGCGGTACGTGCCGAAGGCCGTCTGGGCGCGCTGGAGGCGGTCTTCGATCTGTTCGGGCGTGAGGGTGTCGTAGGTGGCGAAGGTCTCGCCGGTGGTGGGGTCGATGCTGTGCATGGGGGTGGGGCGGCCCTCGTGGCTGGGGTGGGCCTGGCTGGCGTTGGCGTCCGGGCTGGAGGTGGGGGTGCTGGTCATGCTCCAGTGTCGGGCGGCGGCGAGGCCCGCGAGTGTGCGCGCCGCACAATCGGAGGGAGAGCCTGAAGGGTGCATGACGACGGCCCGCCAGCGCTCCCTGCGCGGGCGGGCCGGGGACCGGAGGATCAGTCGATGGGTTTCAGTCCGGCGATGATCTGGGCGCGCTGCGGTTCGAGGAAGGGGGGCAGCACGACCTTCTCCCCGAGGGTGCCCGCGTCCTCGTCCACGGCGAAGCCGGGGCCTTCGGTGGCGAGCTCGAACAGGACGCCGTTCGGTTCGCGGAAGTACAGGCTGCGGAAGTAGTAGCGGTCGACGGGGCCGCTGCTCTGCACGCCGAGGTGCTGCAGTCGGTCCACCCAGGCGTCGTAGTCGGCGTCGGGGATGTTGAAGGCGACGTGGTGCACGCCGCCCGCGCCGGGTTGCGCGACGGGCAGGCCGGGGCGGACGGCGACGTGCAGTTCGTTGCCGGGTCCGGCCTGGGCGCTGTCCTCGCGGCCGATGCGGTACACGTGGACGGTGTGCGCAGCGTCGTCGGGGTGGGGGTAGGTGCGGAGGGGCGTCATGTTGAGGAGTTTCTGCAGGATGACGTCGGTGGGGTACAGGTTGGGGACGCTCATCGTGACGGGTCCCAGGCCGCGGATCTGGTGGGCGGCGGGGACGGTGCTGGCTTCCCAGGGGTGGGCGGG encodes the following:
- a CDS encoding NAD-dependent succinate-semialdehyde dehydrogenase; translation: MTSTPTSSPDANASQAHPSHEGRPTPMHSIDPTTGETFATYDTLTPEQIEDRLQRAQTAFGTYRLTTFAQRAEWMARAGELLHERKHELAALATREMGKTLAAALAEVEKCAKSCQYYAQNAEKFLADEHVTTEAERAYVTYQPLGVVLAVMPWNFPYWQVFRFIGPAIMAGNVGLLKHASNVPGCALAIESVMQQAGFPQDVFQTLLVGSRSIEAILKDDRVKAVSLTGSEGAGRSVAGTAGAAIKPSVMELGGSDPFIVMPSADLDLAVKTAVTARTINNGQSCIAAKRFIVHEAIYDRFVNGFVDGLAALTLGDPMQDTTDIGPLATPAIRDEVHGLVQDAVQKGATVLLGGQIPQGQGNYYPATALSDLTPDMQVYGEEVFGPVALIFRVPDQQEAIRVANATRFGLGSSAWTNDDAERARFARDLEAGSVFINSMVASDPRLPFGGVKASGFGRELSRHGIHEFVNTKTVSIGAAPDAHKSKTE
- a CDS encoding ring-cleaving dioxygenase yields the protein MLNLLGLHHLTAVSSRIRDNKRFYTEVLGMRLVKRSVNQDDTSAYHLFYADGEASPGTDLTFFDWDVPQERRGNHTVTRTGLRVNGRAALDWWHAHLSASGVTVSDVHEQDGRLTLTFDDPEGQRLMLVDDGGHGPAHPWEASTVPAAHQIRGLGPVTMSVPNLYPTDVILQKLLNMTPLRTYPHPDDAAHTVHVYRIGREDSAQAGPGNELHVAVRPGLPVAQPGAGGVHHVAFNIPDADYDAWVDRLQHLGVQSSGPVDRYYFRSLYFREPNGVLFELATEGPGFAVDEDAGTLGEKVVLPPFLEPQRAQIIAGLKPID